A DNA window from Caulobacter mirabilis contains the following coding sequences:
- a CDS encoding class I SAM-dependent methyltransferase, with translation MKIQARWLALAAVFAVAACETVPPPPPPPPADAPVATPPWISEALADPARPQADRDRDAARKPGPLLAWAGVRPGMKVVDLIPGQGYFTRILSKAVGPTGKVYAYVPDELTAIAKGRPPSVSAFVGKPPYANTRMILRDLPEFGAPEKLDMIFTAQNYHDMHLAFMGPVDVATVNRQAFKALKPGGVFIVVDHAAKPGTTVAQMESLHRIDPARVRREVEAAGFVFEGQSPLLRNTRDPLTANVFDAGIRGKTDQFIYKFRKPRSAR, from the coding sequence ATGAAGATCCAAGCCCGCTGGCTGGCGCTGGCCGCCGTGTTCGCCGTCGCCGCCTGCGAGACCGTGCCGCCGCCGCCTCCGCCGCCGCCCGCTGACGCGCCGGTCGCGACGCCGCCCTGGATCTCCGAGGCCCTGGCCGACCCGGCGCGCCCGCAGGCGGACCGCGACCGCGACGCCGCGCGCAAGCCCGGGCCGCTGCTCGCCTGGGCCGGCGTGCGGCCGGGGATGAAGGTCGTCGATCTGATTCCAGGGCAGGGGTACTTCACCCGCATCCTGTCCAAGGCCGTCGGGCCGACCGGCAAGGTCTACGCCTATGTGCCGGACGAACTGACCGCGATCGCCAAGGGACGGCCGCCCTCGGTCTCCGCCTTCGTCGGTAAACCGCCCTACGCCAACACCCGGATGATCCTGCGCGACCTGCCGGAGTTCGGCGCGCCCGAGAAGCTCGACATGATCTTCACGGCCCAGAACTACCACGACATGCATCTGGCCTTCATGGGGCCGGTCGACGTGGCGACGGTGAACCGGCAGGCGTTCAAGGCGCTGAAGCCGGGCGGCGTCTTCATCGTCGTCGACCACGCGGCCAAGCCTGGGACGACGGTGGCTCAGATGGAGAGCCTGCACCGCATCGATCCGGCCCGGGTGCGGCGCGAGGTCGAGGCCGCCGGCTTCGTCTTCGAGGGCCAGAGCCCGCTGCTGCGAAACACCCGGGATCCGCTGACCGCCAACGTCTTCGACGCCGGCATCCGCGGCAAGACCGACCAGTTCATCTACAAGTTCCGCAAACCAAGGAGCGCACGTTGA
- a CDS encoding class I SAM-dependent methyltransferase, with translation MAYRFTLPLAGVLAIALATTAVAGSDVPDNLLSAVANPARPEAQRARDAARHPAEILAFAGVKTGDKVGDFLMGGGYFTRILSGAVGPTGKVYAFQADEFISFMADYGKWQDETAKFAPNIVPVRSSIGVFATPEPVDLIFTAQNYHDLHLGRATPEQIAAINKRLYAALKPGGVLLVIDHYAADGSGDRDSSKLHRIDIAMVKAELEAAGFKLEGQSDLLRNPADPRTASVFDPAIQGKTDQFVLKFRKPK, from the coding sequence ATGGCTTACAGGTTCACCCTTCCGCTCGCCGGCGTCCTGGCGATCGCCCTGGCCACGACCGCCGTGGCCGGTTCCGACGTTCCCGACAACCTGCTGAGCGCCGTGGCCAATCCGGCCAGACCCGAAGCGCAGCGCGCCCGCGACGCCGCCCGGCATCCGGCCGAGATCCTGGCCTTCGCCGGCGTGAAGACGGGCGACAAGGTCGGCGACTTCCTGATGGGCGGCGGCTATTTCACCCGCATCCTGTCGGGCGCGGTCGGGCCGACCGGCAAGGTCTACGCCTTCCAGGCCGACGAGTTCATCAGCTTCATGGCCGACTATGGCAAGTGGCAGGACGAGACGGCCAAGTTCGCGCCCAACATCGTTCCGGTCCGCTCGTCGATCGGCGTCTTTGCGACGCCCGAGCCGGTCGATCTGATCTTCACGGCCCAGAACTACCACGACCTGCATCTGGGCCGGGCGACGCCGGAGCAGATCGCGGCCATCAACAAGCGGCTCTACGCGGCGCTGAAGCCTGGCGGGGTGCTGCTGGTCATCGACCACTACGCCGCCGACGGCAGCGGCGACCGCGACTCCAGCAAGCTGCACCGGATCGACATCGCCATGGTGAAGGCCGAGCTGGAGGCTGCCGGCTTCAAGCTGGAGGGCCAGAGCGACCTCCTGCGCAACCCGGCCGACCCGCGCACGGCCAGCGTCTTCGACCCCGCGATCCAGGGCAAGACCGACCAGTTCGTCCTCAAGTTCCGCAAACCAAAGTAA
- the mmsB gene encoding 3-hydroxyisobutyrate dehydrogenase: MTRIAFIGLGNMGGGMAANQVKAGHQVRAFDLSPAALDKAVAAGCTAAATAAEAVRDAELVITMLPAGQHVRAVYANEVIPNAPASALLVDCSTIDVDSARAVGEQARAAGFRFADAPVSGGIMAAEAGTLAFMVGCDDADYPAYEAALQPMARAVFHAGGLGSGQAAKICNNMLLGISMIGTCEAFALAEKLGLAPERFFEIASKSSGQCWSVTSYCPWPGPVEAAPSNRNYEGGFLSGLMLKDLKLAQAAAASSGATTPMGAQAEALYALFDGLGYGQKDFSAMLQLFRGKLDSLTS, translated from the coding sequence ATGACCCGTATCGCTTTCATCGGCCTCGGCAACATGGGCGGCGGCATGGCCGCCAATCAGGTCAAGGCGGGCCACCAGGTCCGCGCGTTCGACCTGTCGCCGGCCGCCCTGGACAAGGCTGTGGCGGCCGGCTGCACGGCGGCGGCCACCGCCGCCGAGGCGGTGAGGGATGCGGAGCTGGTGATCACCATGCTGCCCGCCGGCCAGCATGTGCGGGCGGTCTACGCCAATGAGGTGATCCCGAACGCGCCGGCGTCGGCGCTGCTGGTCGATTGTTCGACCATCGACGTCGACAGCGCCCGGGCCGTGGGCGAGCAGGCGAGGGCGGCCGGCTTCCGTTTCGCCGACGCCCCGGTCAGCGGCGGCATCATGGCGGCCGAGGCCGGGACGCTGGCCTTCATGGTCGGCTGCGACGACGCCGACTATCCGGCCTATGAGGCGGCGCTGCAGCCGATGGCGCGGGCGGTGTTCCACGCCGGGGGCCTGGGCTCGGGCCAGGCGGCCAAGATCTGCAACAACATGCTGCTTGGCATCTCGATGATCGGGACCTGCGAGGCGTTCGCCCTGGCCGAGAAGCTGGGCCTGGCGCCGGAGCGGTTCTTCGAGATCGCGTCGAAGTCCTCGGGCCAGTGCTGGTCGGTGACCAGCTACTGCCCTTGGCCGGGCCCGGTCGAGGCCGCGCCCTCGAACCGCAACTACGAGGGCGGCTTCCTCAGCGGCCTGATGCTGAAGGACCTCAAGCTGGCTCAGGCGGCGGCGGCCAGTTCGGGCGCGACGACCCCGATGGGCGCCCAGGCCGAGGCCCTCTACGCCCTGTTCGACGGCCTCGGCTACGGCCAGAAGGACTTCTCGGCCATGCTGCAGCTGTTCCGGGGCAAGTTGGACAGTTTGACCAGTTGA
- the hemA gene encoding 5-aminolevulinate synthase has product MDYKAAFQTAVEQVRKEGRYRVFADLKRHRGAFPRATWTREDGSEREIVVWCSNDYLGQGQNPVVIEAMHAAIDATGTGSGGTRNISGTTHFHVELEHELADLHGKEAALLFTSGYVSNEATLSTLYKILPGLVVFSDELNHASMISGIRNGGGKRHIYRHNDLAHLEELLLAADPDAPKLIAFESVYSMDGDISDIPGTVALAKKYGAMTYIDEVHAIGMYGPRGGGVAERDGMMAEIDIIEATLGKAFGVMGGYIAADAVIVDAIRSYASGFIFTTSLPPALTAGALASVRYLKAHDELRQQHQERAATLKKMMKDAGLPVMESSVSHIVPVMVGDAVHCKMVSDMLLEDHGVYVQPINYPTVPRGTERLRFTPTPFHTDEMMRDLVGALEKLWAHCNIARLGGRAA; this is encoded by the coding sequence ATGGACTATAAGGCCGCTTTCCAGACCGCTGTTGAGCAGGTCCGCAAAGAGGGGCGCTATCGCGTCTTCGCCGACCTGAAGCGGCACCGCGGCGCGTTTCCGCGCGCCACCTGGACGCGCGAGGACGGCTCCGAGCGCGAGATCGTGGTCTGGTGCTCGAACGACTACCTCGGCCAGGGCCAGAACCCCGTCGTCATCGAGGCGATGCACGCGGCGATCGACGCCACCGGCACCGGTTCGGGCGGCACCCGCAACATCTCCGGCACCACCCACTTCCACGTCGAGCTCGAGCATGAGCTGGCCGACCTGCACGGCAAGGAAGCGGCGCTGCTGTTCACCTCGGGCTACGTCTCCAACGAGGCGACCCTTTCGACGCTCTACAAGATCCTGCCCGGGCTGGTCGTCTTCTCCGACGAGCTGAACCACGCCTCGATGATCAGCGGCATCCGCAACGGCGGCGGCAAGCGGCACATCTACCGGCATAACGACCTGGCTCACCTGGAAGAGCTGCTGCTGGCGGCCGATCCGGACGCGCCCAAGCTGATCGCCTTCGAGAGCGTCTATTCGATGGACGGCGACATCTCCGACATTCCGGGGACCGTTGCGCTGGCCAAGAAGTACGGCGCCATGACCTACATCGACGAGGTCCACGCCATCGGCATGTACGGCCCGCGCGGCGGCGGCGTCGCCGAGCGTGACGGCATGATGGCGGAGATCGACATCATCGAGGCCACGCTGGGCAAGGCGTTCGGCGTCATGGGCGGCTATATCGCCGCCGATGCGGTGATCGTCGACGCGATCCGTTCCTATGCCTCGGGCTTCATCTTCACCACCTCGCTGCCGCCGGCCCTGACCGCGGGCGCGCTGGCTTCGGTGCGCTACCTCAAGGCGCACGACGAGCTGCGCCAGCAGCACCAGGAGCGCGCCGCGACCCTGAAGAAGATGATGAAGGACGCCGGCCTTCCCGTGATGGAGAGCTCGGTCAGCCACATCGTGCCGGTGATGGTCGGCGACGCCGTCCACTGCAAGATGGTCAGCGACATGCTGCTCGAGGATCACGGCGTCTACGTCCAGCCGATCAACTATCCGACGGTGCCGCGCGGCACCGAGCGCCTGCGCTTCACCCCGACGCCGTTCCACACGGACGAGATGATGCGCGACCTGGTCGGCGCGCTCGAGAAGCTCTGGGCCCACTGCAACATCGCCCGCCTCGGCGGCCGGGCGGCCTGA
- a CDS encoding MucR family transcriptional regulator translates to MAEETGRDLEVEADILACASEIVAAYVSRNVVSANALPDLIRTVHGSLNTLAAGPQAAPKEKQKPAVPISKSVQRDYIVCLEDGAHLKMLKRYLRSRFDLSPEEYRRKWGLPPDYPMVAPAYAERRSDFARKIGLGKGVRRRK, encoded by the coding sequence ATGGCGGAGGAAACCGGGCGTGATCTCGAAGTCGAAGCAGACATCCTGGCCTGCGCGTCCGAAATCGTTGCGGCCTATGTGAGTCGCAACGTGGTGAGCGCCAACGCCCTGCCCGACCTGATCCGTACGGTGCACGGTTCGCTGAACACCCTGGCCGCCGGCCCGCAGGCCGCGCCGAAGGAAAAGCAGAAGCCGGCGGTGCCGATCTCCAAGTCGGTCCAGCGCGACTACATCGTCTGCCTGGAAGACGGCGCGCACCTGAAGATGCTGAAGCGCTACCTGCGCTCGCGGTTCGACCTGTCGCCCGAGGAATATCGCCGCAAATGGGGCCTGCCGCCGGACTATCCGATGGTCGCGCCGGCCTACGCCGAGCGTCGCTCGGACTTCGCCAGGAAGATCGGACTGGGAAAAGGCGTTCGGCGGCGGAAGTAG
- the glyA gene encoding serine hydroxymethyltransferase — MNASTAIRPAFFGADLATADKAIADAIAHELVRQQNQIELIASENIVSKAVLEAQGSILTNKYAEGYPGKRYYGGCEYVDVIEQLAIDRAKQLFGAAFANVQPHSGAQANQAVFMALLQPGDTFMGMDLAAGGHLTHGSPANQSGKWFKPVAYTVRQEDQFIDYDNVAEVAQREKPKLIIAGGSAYGRAIDFKRFREIADSIGALLMVDMAHYAGLVAGGVYPNPVPHAHVVTTTTHKTLRGPRGGLVLTNDETIAKKINSAVFPGLQGGPLEHVIAGKAVAFGEALQPEFKAYAQQIVTNAKALAETLIAAGVNIVSGGTDSHVMLVDLRPKGVTGRDTEAALERANITCNKNGIPFDTASFTVTSGVRLGTPAGTTRGFGVPEFQQIGRWIGEVVDGLAANGAEGNAAVEAKVREQVLALTARFPIYN, encoded by the coding sequence ATGAACGCTTCCACCGCCATTCGCCCCGCCTTCTTCGGCGCTGACCTCGCGACCGCCGACAAGGCCATCGCGGACGCCATCGCCCATGAGCTGGTGCGGCAGCAGAACCAGATCGAGCTGATCGCCTCCGAGAACATCGTCTCCAAGGCGGTGCTCGAGGCCCAGGGCTCGATCCTGACCAACAAGTACGCCGAGGGTTACCCGGGCAAGCGCTACTACGGCGGTTGCGAGTATGTGGACGTCATCGAGCAGCTGGCCATCGATCGCGCCAAGCAGCTGTTCGGCGCCGCCTTCGCCAACGTCCAGCCGCACTCCGGCGCCCAGGCCAACCAGGCGGTGTTCATGGCGCTGCTGCAGCCGGGCGACACCTTCATGGGCATGGACCTGGCCGCCGGCGGCCACCTGACCCACGGCTCGCCCGCCAACCAGTCGGGCAAGTGGTTCAAGCCGGTCGCCTACACGGTGCGCCAGGAAGACCAGTTCATCGACTACGACAACGTCGCCGAGGTGGCCCAGCGCGAGAAGCCCAAGCTGATCATCGCCGGCGGCTCGGCCTATGGCCGCGCCATCGACTTCAAGCGCTTCCGCGAGATCGCGGACAGCATCGGCGCGCTGCTGATGGTCGACATGGCCCACTACGCCGGCCTGGTCGCCGGCGGCGTCTATCCGAACCCGGTGCCGCACGCCCATGTCGTCACCACCACCACGCACAAGACCCTGCGCGGCCCGCGCGGCGGCCTGGTGCTGACCAACGACGAAACCATCGCCAAGAAGATCAACTCGGCGGTGTTCCCCGGCCTGCAGGGCGGCCCGCTCGAGCACGTCATCGCCGGCAAGGCGGTGGCCTTCGGCGAGGCGCTGCAGCCGGAGTTCAAGGCCTACGCTCAGCAGATCGTCACCAACGCCAAGGCGCTGGCCGAGACCCTGATCGCGGCGGGCGTCAACATCGTCTCGGGCGGCACCGACAGCCATGTGATGCTGGTCGACCTGCGGCCCAAGGGCGTGACCGGCCGCGACACCGAGGCCGCCCTGGAGCGCGCCAACATCACCTGCAACAAGAACGGCATTCCGTTCGACACCGCCTCGTTCACGGTGACCTCGGGCGTCCGCCTGGGCACGCCGGCGGGCACCACCCGCGGCTTCGGCGTCCCGGAGTTCCAGCAGATCGGTCGCTGGATCGGCGAGGTCGTCGACGGCCTGGCCGCCAACGGCGCCGAGGGCAATGCGGCGGTGGAGGCCAAGGTGCGCGAGCAGGTGCTGGCGTTGACGGCGCGCTTCCCCATCTACAACTAA
- the nrdR gene encoding transcriptional regulator NrdR, with amino-acid sequence MRCPFCGHMESQVKDSRPSEDGAAIRRRRLCPECGGRFTTFERVQLRELTIVKRSGRRTPFDREKLARSVSLPLRKRNIEAERVDRLINGIVRQLESMGETELPSTVVGEMVMKALKALDDVAYVRYASVYRDFKHTDDFAQFLSVEGLNEDGED; translated from the coding sequence ATGCGTTGCCCGTTCTGCGGACACATGGAGAGCCAGGTGAAGGACAGCCGCCCGTCGGAAGACGGCGCGGCCATCCGCCGCCGCCGTCTCTGCCCGGAGTGCGGCGGTCGGTTCACCACCTTCGAGCGCGTGCAGTTGCGCGAGCTGACCATCGTCAAGCGGTCCGGCCGGCGCACGCCGTTCGACCGCGAGAAGCTGGCCCGTTCGGTGTCGCTGCCGCTGCGCAAGCGCAACATCGAGGCCGAGCGCGTCGATCGGCTGATCAACGGCATCGTCCGCCAGCTGGAAAGCATGGGCGAGACCGAGCTGCCCTCGACCGTGGTCGGCGAGATGGTCATGAAGGCGCTGAAGGCGCTCGATGACGTCGCCTACGTCCGCTACGCCTCGGTCTATCGCGACTTCAAGCACACCGACGACTTCGCCCAGTTCCTCAGCGTCGAGGGCCTGAACGAAGACGGAGAGGACTGA
- a CDS encoding RibD family protein, whose amino-acid sequence MSVTLKLATSLDGRIATASGESRWITGPAAREQVHRLRAMHQAVLVGIETAIADDPELTVRLPGYVGHQPVRVVLDSRQRLPLTSKLVREAGRLPTVVITVQNPNDRLTDAGVTVIQVAESDGRLDMRAALTALSAFLKAHQPAALDVEPQLFVEGGGQVAASLLAAGLVDRLEWFRAPIVLGDEGRPGVGAFVLKDLAAAPRFRRVAVEAVGDDLWERYEKA is encoded by the coding sequence TTGAGCGTCACGCTCAAGCTGGCGACTTCGCTTGACGGACGGATCGCGACGGCCTCGGGCGAGAGCCGCTGGATCACCGGTCCGGCGGCCCGCGAACAGGTTCACAGGCTGCGGGCGATGCACCAGGCCGTGTTGGTCGGGATCGAGACCGCCATCGCCGACGATCCCGAGCTCACCGTACGACTGCCCGGCTACGTCGGACATCAGCCGGTGCGCGTGGTCCTGGATAGCCGCCAGCGCCTGCCGCTGACCTCTAAGCTGGTCCGCGAGGCCGGTCGTCTGCCGACGGTGGTCATAACGGTGCAGAATCCAAACGATCGTTTGACTGACGCTGGGGTCACCGTGATCCAGGTGGCGGAAAGCGACGGCCGTCTGGACATGCGGGCGGCTCTGACGGCGCTGTCCGCCTTCCTGAAGGCGCATCAGCCGGCGGCGCTCGACGTCGAGCCGCAGCTGTTCGTCGAGGGCGGCGGCCAGGTGGCGGCCAGCCTGCTGGCGGCCGGCCTGGTCGACCGATTGGAATGGTTCCGGGCGCCGATCGTGCTCGGAGACGAGGGCCGGCCCGGCGTCGGCGCCTTCGTGCTGAAGGATCTCGCCGCCGCGCCCCGGTTCCGGCGCGTGGCGGTGGAAGCGGTCGGCGACGACCTGTGGGAGCGATACGAGAAGGCCTGA
- a CDS encoding riboflavin synthase has product MFTGIVTDVGRVRSVRETNRDRRYEIETTYDVAGVDMGASISHAGCCLTVVEKGEGWFAVEVSHETLSKTTLDRWQEGHRVNLERAARLGDEMGGHIVSGHVDGVGEVLSIEPDGGSHRIRIRAPRPLHRLIAPKGSIAVEGVSLTVNEVEDDVFGVNIIPHTFEVTTLGELAPGYKVNLEIDMLARYLARWQETA; this is encoded by the coding sequence ATGTTCACCGGCATTGTCACCGACGTGGGGCGGGTGCGCTCCGTGCGCGAGACCAATCGCGACCGCCGCTACGAGATCGAGACGACCTACGACGTCGCCGGCGTCGACATGGGGGCCTCGATCTCCCATGCCGGCTGCTGCCTGACGGTGGTCGAGAAGGGCGAGGGCTGGTTCGCCGTCGAGGTCAGCCACGAGACCCTGTCCAAGACCACCCTGGACCGCTGGCAGGAAGGTCATCGCGTGAACCTGGAGCGCGCCGCGCGCCTGGGCGACGAGATGGGCGGCCACATCGTCTCGGGCCATGTCGACGGCGTCGGCGAGGTCCTGTCGATCGAACCGGACGGCGGCTCGCACCGCATCCGCATCCGCGCGCCGCGTCCGCTGCATCGCCTGATCGCCCCGAAGGGCTCGATCGCGGTCGAGGGCGTCAGCCTGACCGTCAACGAGGTCGAGGACGACGTCTTCGGCGTCAACATCATCCCCCACACCTTCGAGGTGACCACCCTGGGCGAACTGGCTCCGGGCTATAAGGTCAACCTCGAGATCGACATGCTGGCGCGCTATCTGGCGCGGTGGCAGGAAACCGCGTGA
- the ribB gene encoding 3,4-dihydroxy-2-butanone-4-phosphate synthase — translation MSTDSPISPIEDIIEDARNGRPYILVDAEDRENEGDVIIPAQFATPEQINFMARYARGLICLSITNERARQLRLPPMAADNRESMTTAFTVSIEAKEGVTTGISAHDRSHTVAVAVDPTKGPDDIVSPGHVFPLVARDGGVLVRAGHTEAAVDISRLAGLNPAGVICEIMKDDGTMARLPDLVAFAQLHGLKIGTIADLIAYRRRTERQVDRVLETPFNSVHGGDFRMMIYRNLIDRSEHVALVKGRIEADKPTLVRMHQVDFAVDMLGFSGGRRDYVASALRAIGESDQPGVAVFIRDPSPTWLSDRYGGEAGAQFRNNALRDYGVGAQILLDLGVREMVLLTSSTFKPAALEGYGLKIVGRRPIQTPEEGGSN, via the coding sequence ATGAGCACCGACAGCCCCATCTCCCCGATCGAGGACATCATCGAGGACGCCCGCAACGGGCGGCCCTACATCCTGGTCGACGCCGAAGACCGCGAGAACGAAGGGGACGTGATCATCCCCGCCCAGTTCGCGACGCCCGAGCAGATCAACTTCATGGCCCGCTACGCCCGCGGCCTGATCTGTCTCTCCATCACCAACGAGCGCGCGCGGCAGCTGCGCCTGCCGCCGATGGCGGCCGACAACCGCGAGAGCATGACCACCGCCTTCACCGTCTCGATCGAGGCGAAGGAGGGGGTGACCACCGGCATCTCGGCCCATGACCGCAGCCACACGGTGGCCGTGGCCGTCGATCCGACGAAGGGCCCGGACGACATCGTCTCGCCCGGCCACGTCTTCCCGCTGGTCGCCCGCGACGGCGGCGTGCTGGTCCGCGCCGGCCATACCGAGGCGGCGGTGGACATCTCGCGCCTGGCCGGCCTGAACCCCGCCGGGGTGATCTGTGAGATCATGAAGGACGACGGGACCATGGCCCGCCTGCCGGACCTGGTCGCCTTCGCACAGCTGCACGGCCTGAAGATCGGCACCATCGCCGACCTGATCGCCTATCGCCGCCGCACTGAACGGCAGGTCGACCGCGTGCTGGAGACGCCGTTCAACAGCGTCCACGGCGGCGATTTCCGCATGATGATCTACCGCAACCTGATCGACCGGTCCGAGCATGTCGCCCTGGTCAAGGGGCGGATCGAGGCCGACAAGCCGACCCTGGTGCGGATGCACCAGGTCGACTTCGCGGTCGACATGCTGGGCTTCAGCGGCGGCCGTCGCGACTACGTCGCCTCGGCCCTGCGCGCCATCGGCGAAAGCGACCAGCCGGGCGTGGCGGTGTTCATCCGCGACCCCAGCCCGACGTGGCTTTCCGACCGCTACGGCGGCGAGGCGGGCGCCCAGTTCCGCAACAACGCGCTGCGCGACTACGGCGTCGGCGCGCAAATCCTGCTGGACCTGGGGGTGCGGGAAATGGTCTTGCTCACCTCCAGCACCTTCAAGCCGGCGGCGCTGGAAGGCTACGGCCTGAAGATCGTCGGCCGGCGACCCATCCAGACGCCCGAAGAGGGCGGGAGCAATTGA
- the ribH gene encoding 6,7-dimethyl-8-ribityllumazine synthase, which produces MSQDKVRILIVEGRFYSDLSDELLRGAADAITAFGAEYDVVTVPGALEIPAIVAIAAEKGGYDGYVALGCVIRGETYHFEIVSNESSRGLMDLAVRKGLAIGNGILTVEDEEQAWARARVSEGDKGGGAARACLDVVNFKLGQGE; this is translated from the coding sequence ATGTCCCAAGACAAGGTCCGCATCCTGATCGTTGAAGGCCGGTTCTACTCCGACCTGTCCGACGAGCTGCTGCGGGGCGCGGCCGACGCGATCACGGCCTTCGGCGCGGAGTACGACGTGGTCACGGTGCCCGGCGCGCTGGAGATCCCGGCGATCGTCGCCATCGCGGCGGAGAAGGGCGGCTATGACGGCTACGTGGCCCTGGGCTGCGTGATCCGGGGCGAGACCTACCACTTCGAGATCGTCTCCAACGAAAGCTCGCGGGGCCTGATGGACCTGGCGGTCCGCAAGGGGCTGGCGATCGGCAACGGCATCCTGACCGTCGAGGACGAGGAGCAGGCCTGGGCCCGCGCCCGCGTCTCCGAGGGCGACAAGGGCGGCGGCGCCGCGCGCGCCTGCCTGGACGTCGTGAACTTCAAGCTGGGGCAGGGCGAATGA
- the nusB gene encoding transcription antitermination factor NusB, translating to MSDAPKPASLKEAYDKLVAATDEKVNLSARERRARTVARLAAVQALYQMEMTGVGGDAVVREFSEHRFDRDIEGETLGEADEAFFAELVKGVVAEQASIDGAVAHRLASGWRLERVDSTVRAILRAGAWELIRRRDVPTEVVIDEYVEIAKSFFEGAEPGFVNGALDGIARDARG from the coding sequence ATGAGCGACGCTCCCAAGCCGGCCTCGCTGAAGGAAGCCTACGACAAGCTGGTCGCGGCCACCGATGAGAAGGTCAACCTGAGCGCCCGTGAGCGCCGGGCCCGCACCGTGGCGCGGCTGGCGGCGGTCCAGGCCCTCTACCAGATGGAAATGACCGGGGTCGGCGGCGACGCGGTGGTCCGCGAGTTCAGCGAGCATCGTTTCGATCGCGACATCGAGGGCGAGACCCTCGGCGAGGCCGATGAAGCCTTCTTCGCCGAGCTGGTGAAGGGCGTGGTCGCCGAACAGGCCTCGATCGACGGCGCCGTGGCCCATCGCCTGGCCAGCGGCTGGCGGCTGGAGCGGGTCGACTCGACCGTTCGCGCCATCCTCCGCGCCGGCGCCTGGGAGCTGATCCGCCGTCGCGACGTGCCGACCGAGGTGGTGATCGACGAATACGTCGAGATCGCCAAGTCCTTCTTCGAGGGGGCCGAGCCGGGCTTCGTCAACGGGGCCCTGGACGGCATCGCCCGTGACGCCCGGGGGTGA